GTTTTTGAGGTATTATTTACACAGGTGTATTCAGAACTTGATATTTAGATTCATTCTACTTCAAACGTAAGGAGAACCATGATGATTGGAGCACGTATACAAGCCTTGCGACAAAACAAAGGCCTCTCACTATCTGAGCTCGCGGATAAGGCCGATGTCGCAAAGTCCTACCTCAGCGCAATCGAACGTGGGATTCAAGGGAATCCATCTATTCAGGTGATCGAAAAGATTGCAAGTGTCCTGGATGTGCCTGTGCAGCAGTTGGTGTCGGGAGCAGACGCATCTGAAGAACTACCTTTGGATCGCGAGTGGATGGATCTCACCCGAGAAGTTGCAGAGTCCGGAATTACAAAAGAGCAGTTTCGAGAGTGGCTGGAATTCCAACGCTGGCGTTTGCAGCGTGACGATAAAAATGACCAAGGCGAGCAATCCTAAAGCGGTGGGACCACACTCTTTAGCATCTTGCTAAAAGTGTGTCCTACCGCCGAGCTTCATCCCCTTGTCCTCCACACCCATCCCTTCTCACAGACGAGTATGGAGGAACAAGGGACAATATCGAGAATTCCCCTCACATCTATTCAATGTTCATCACCCATTGATTGTCACCGGACAATATCCTGGTTAAACCCAGAAAACTAGCGTCAGTCCAACTCCACAGGAAAACGCACTGTAACGATGATACCTTAATGTGTTCTGGAGCTACCGATTCGGCAAAATGTATGACAAACAGATAAAAGTTATTGACACGGAGTCTTACTTTGATAAACTTGGTTACAGTTGTTCTTTATAAAGAACACAATGTTCTTTATAACAAAAGATGTGGTGTGTTCATTGTTGGGGCACATATCACCGCTGAGATTCATTTATATAGAAACCATAACTAAAGTTAGGTTCCTGTTCGGACATTTTATGTTTGAATGGAATATGACCGGATGACCAATGGACTAAGACATACAGATTAACTAGAAGCATCAACGTACCAACTCCTAGATGGTCGGTTGCCATTTACCCACATCTCGTTCGGCAATCTTAGACATACCCACACTTCAGGGGGCAATAGCACCCTTGTAGGTTAGTTACTGCTATGAAGGAGAATGGGTCATGAAGGATTGGAATACAATGGATTCAGCGTCATATGTAGAATGGGCGGAATTGTTGCAACTTGCTCGGGAAGTGGGCATCAGTCCAGAGGAAATCCGGAAGTTTCTCGCTCAAAGTGCAACCTCTCAACCTGTAGAGAAATTGGGGAGTAAGGTGAATGGACATGGATCGTTGTTCCATGTGTGACAGCGCATACCCACAAGAACATGGAAATCACTGCATTAAATTCCTGTCTGAACCTTCGATCGACTATCCGACTTACCACTCGATTTATTGCACGAAATGCAATTGTTTACGCGAGAGAGGAACCTCCAAGTGGGTCTTTAAGACAGGTTATAAATACATAGATCACGTTAGATACAGCTTGGGAATTTGTGGGGACCATAACATCAGAGGCTGGAAACACTAGTGAAATGTTGACGAAGTTGGTTTAAGTAGGTTCATTGACTTCGCCTTAGCCACCGCTTCTGTGCGATTCCGTACCCCCAGTTTTCCGAAAATGTGGTGGGTATATCCCTTTACTGTACCGACGGAGATACCTAGTATGGCGGCAATTTCAGCATTGGTGTGTCCTTTACTCAACATCTGTAGAGTTGTGTTCTCGCGTTTCGTTAGAGGCTCAATTAACGCTCCACTTTGATGAGTGGGTGAAGTGGGTAAGGATGATGAACTGGGTTCCATGTTCACCACCGATAGGAGCATTTGTACATAAGTCAATAACTCTGTAGTCGATTGAGAATCGCGTTCTTGTTCCAGTAGACTGTGAAGCAGCTCTACAACAGGGGCCCCTTCATCTAAAAACGTTCTCTGATATTTATGGGGTAGGGCGATAGACACCGCTCGCTCCATGATGGCCAATGCTTCGGTTAGATCGCCTCTTTGTCTGTACAAGATAGATTGAAGTATTAAAATTTCGATTAAACTGCCAAGTCGATCCTCTGTTTCCGCCCATCGTTCTAATCGTACTAACAACGTCACCGCGTCGATGAGGCGGCCTTGATACAACAACGCTCTCGCGAGGGTGATCAGCTCAAACTCCTTAATGGCGTAACACTCGTCCTCCATTGTGACAGGGCTGGAGGCGACCCATTCGTCAACTTTCTCTCGATTTTGTTCGTCTATCCAAAGCCGTGTTTTGAACGCACCAACCACATTTATCCAATGTGAAGAAGCATTCATATCATGAAGAATTTTTTTTAGGTCTGCCAAGACAAGCCACATATCCGATTGCTTATTCGTGGCCCGAAGGTGTCTCGCATAAACAAAGTACATGGGCACGAGAATGCCTACAATGTTAAACATTTTGCCAAGTTCAATGCCGCGCGGGATGAAATAAGCTAATTGATCAAATTCGTTCCACTCGTAGTGCAGTTCCGCTAGTGCTACAGAACCGTATCCTAGGATACCCAATCCGCTGTTTTTCCAAATCCCACGTAATGTCGGGTACAACTCTGCCACGCCTGTCAAATATCCACGAAGACCCAGTCGACTTCGAAGGACATATGGCTCGCCCGCATTCAGCTCTGCGCCGTACCGAAAAAAGCGGCTATATTTCGGTGAGCGCTCGGTAGACCGTGCAAAACAGTCGATTGCACGCTTGACGTCGTTGCGGAGACAGGCGATGTATCCACGTAGTACCTGAGATTCAACCCATAATTTATCCCACTCGCCTTGGGGAATGGCATTTTGTAAGACATATTCGTCCACCAGTCCAACAAATTGCTCGGCTGGCTCAAGATGTCCAGACAAGGCGAGTACCCAGCCATACGTGATACAGGTCTGTGGATCCTGTTTCAGATATCCCTCAGGAAATTCTTTCAACCACCCTCGTAAAGTTGAGATCTCCCGGGCTTTGATCATTTTGGGAGCGTGGTCATTCATGAGCGTAGCCGCTTTTTTAAAATCCCTACCGCGAAAAGCGTGGTCGACAGCTTCCGGAATGAGATTCATCGACTCAAACCATGAACAAGCCATTTTGTGTAGGCCCACCACTTCATTCGGGAAGCGACGCAACAACTGTTCCTGTAATGCACCGGCAAACAAGTGATGGTAGCGAAACCACTGCCCATTATCATCGAGAGGAATGAGAAATGAACTCGATTGTTGAAGCTCGCGAAGAATCTGTCCGGCATTTGGGTCACCCGTGACGGCTTCACACAGTGGGCCACAAAGTCGCGACAAGACCGAAGTTCTCAACCAAAAGCTCTGAATGTTATGTGGCTGGAAGTGAATGACCTCCTCGGCCAGGTAGTCCGCGATAAACCGGTGGTCTCCAGTCAAGCTGCGGAGAAATGCAGTTGAGTTGGAAGTGCCCTGCAGTGCTAGGGCGACAAGGTTCATTCCTGCGGCCCAACCCTCCGTGTGATATTCGACGAGATCTAATTCCTCTCTTGAAAGTTCTATCCCCATTACCTTTCGATAGAATTCTAAAATGGCTTGCTTGTCGAAACGGAGGTCACGTGCTGTGAGTTCAAGTATTTGTCCTTGAGATCGAAGTTTGCCTAGTGAGAATGGCACCATACTTCTGGAAGTGATAATGAAATGTAACGTTGATGGACCCCTTCGAATCAGGTTCTCGATTGTCGCATGAATTACAGGTTCGTGAATGAGGTGATAGTCATCAAGCACAATAAAAACCCGACCCTGCACCTGATAAGCATCATGTATAAGAACGGAAGTCAATGTGTCTGAAGACGCTGGGAGACCAAGCTGTAAATAGTCCCAAGCGTTCCGCGGTAGGTTAGGATGTACGGACTCCAGTGCAATTAGGATCGTGCTCCACAACGTCATGGGATCGTTATCACGACTATCAAGAGAAACCCACGCAGGCGTGAGTCCCGTTTGCTGAAGCCATGACGCAACTGCCGTTGTCTTGCCATAACCAGCGGGAGCACAGACTACCGTCAGCTTCCTGTGTACTGAAGAAGATAATTTGTCCACTAAATCGTACCTGGGTAAGGTGTCCGGTCTAACCTGTGGCTGGTATGTTTTCGTGGTTAGAATCGATAACGCCGATTCATTTTGCGGTGAATCAACCTGTCTCATCATCCACTGCTCTTCCTTTGTAAAGCACACTGTTCAGTCATGTTATCACAAAATACTATTTTTTGTATAATCATAAAAATGTACACATATCAACAAGGATCGTGCTGGTTTGACAACAAATGTGACCCTACTATGTTTTATGTTAAGAATAGACCCGATGAATTTAAAACAGCCCAAAAAACCGCCTCTTGCTTTTTGATTCTTGTTCACGTTCACGAACAATGGTCACTGCAATCTCTTTCGCGGCATCAAGGACTTGATGTTCGTACTGTTTTTCAAGCCGCTCCTCAAACTCAGCGAGTTGTTCTTGCATTTCTTGTCGAACCTGTGATCGAATGTGCTGCTCCATTTCCCCATGTATGTGAGACCAAAATTTGTCGGCAGCCTCCGCAACAATTTCATCTAGCGAGCGTTCGACAGAGGATTGTTCCCGTTCTATTAGGGTTAATGTCCTTGGACGGACTTCCCCTTCCCTTCGACACTTCAGGAGTGACGCTTGCGCAGCGTCCTCCATATTCATCTGATGGTTCAAAAAGCCTTTCATATCTTGGAAAAGCGTGACATCAGATGGAGCAAACACGCGCCGTCCCCGATCATCCTTGAGAAACGAGTAGCCGGAATCCTCTAGTTTCACACACCATTTCCGCAACGTAGAGTGTCCGATACTTAGCATCGCACTAATTTCGGCTGGTCTATAGTAGCGTTCTTCCAAACCGTAACCCCCGTTCTGGTGCTGTCCTTCCTGTTTGCATCGAGTATATGACGTGATGAATGCGAAGTCAGTCGAAGCGTGACGGTTGCTAGAATGAATGCTAGAGAATTCACCGCAACGACTCTACCACCAGACTCCGACAGCCCATGGAAAGCGCACAAAAGAACGTTCGACCATCGAAAACCCCAATTTCCAATCGAATGAATGTGAGAGGATATTTAAGAGGTGATG
This is a stretch of genomic DNA from Alicyclobacillus dauci. It encodes these proteins:
- a CDS encoding helix-turn-helix domain-containing protein; translated protein: MIGARIQALRQNKGLSLSELADKADVAKSYLSAIERGIQGNPSIQVIEKIASVLDVPVQQLVSGADASEELPLDREWMDLTREVAESGITKEQFREWLEFQRWRLQRDDKNDQGEQS
- a CDS encoding anti-repressor SinI family protein; the protein is MKDWNTMDSASYVEWAELLQLAREVGISPEEIRKFLAQSATSQPVEKLGSKVNGHGSLFHV
- a CDS encoding DUF3973 domain-containing protein translates to MCDSAYPQEHGNHCIKFLSEPSIDYPTYHSIYCTKCNCLRERGTSKWVFKTGYKYIDHVRYSLGICGDHNIRGWKH
- a CDS encoding LuxR C-terminal-related transcriptional regulator; translation: MMRQVDSPQNESALSILTTKTYQPQVRPDTLPRYDLVDKLSSSVHRKLTVVCAPAGYGKTTAVASWLQQTGLTPAWVSLDSRDNDPMTLWSTILIALESVHPNLPRNAWDYLQLGLPASSDTLTSVLIHDAYQVQGRVFIVLDDYHLIHEPVIHATIENLIRRGPSTLHFIITSRSMVPFSLGKLRSQGQILELTARDLRFDKQAILEFYRKVMGIELSREELDLVEYHTEGWAAGMNLVALALQGTSNSTAFLRSLTGDHRFIADYLAEEVIHFQPHNIQSFWLRTSVLSRLCGPLCEAVTGDPNAGQILRELQQSSSFLIPLDDNGQWFRYHHLFAGALQEQLLRRFPNEVVGLHKMACSWFESMNLIPEAVDHAFRGRDFKKAATLMNDHAPKMIKAREISTLRGWLKEFPEGYLKQDPQTCITYGWVLALSGHLEPAEQFVGLVDEYVLQNAIPQGEWDKLWVESQVLRGYIACLRNDVKRAIDCFARSTERSPKYSRFFRYGAELNAGEPYVLRSRLGLRGYLTGVAELYPTLRGIWKNSGLGILGYGSVALAELHYEWNEFDQLAYFIPRGIELGKMFNIVGILVPMYFVYARHLRATNKQSDMWLVLADLKKILHDMNASSHWINVVGAFKTRLWIDEQNREKVDEWVASSPVTMEDECYAIKEFELITLARALLYQGRLIDAVTLLVRLERWAETEDRLGSLIEILILQSILYRQRGDLTEALAIMERAVSIALPHKYQRTFLDEGAPVVELLHSLLEQERDSQSTTELLTYVQMLLSVVNMEPSSSSLPTSPTHQSGALIEPLTKRENTTLQMLSKGHTNAEIAAILGISVGTVKGYTHHIFGKLGVRNRTEAVAKAKSMNLLKPTSSTFH